The following proteins are encoded in a genomic region of Oncorhynchus kisutch isolate 150728-3 linkage group LG18, Okis_V2, whole genome shotgun sequence:
- the LOC109909929 gene encoding nucleoporin p58/p45 isoform X1, with translation MSGFNFGSGSIGSTNAGGGFSFGAAASTPAAAGTGGFTLGGALGATAPASTTTTSSLGLGGSLFSQKPTGGFSFNTPASGAPAASTAPTTGFSMTFNKPSASAQPFSLTAASSAPTGAGLTLGSVLTSTAPQQGATGFSLNLGGVAASTAPSTGLSLGSSMFSNMATTGLSQSTLGGLGFALGLGQTTLGSGGLTLGSLASTSTAVSAAPSLGLGGVDFSTSSEKKNDKSSGASPQDSKALKDENLPPVICQDVDNFQKFVKEQKQVHEEISRMSSKAMLKVQDDIKSLKQLLSVSASGLQRNALAIDKLKMETAQELKNADIALRTQKTPPGLQHDNTAPYDYFRCLVEQFEVQLQQYRQQIEELENHLTTQGSGSHITPQDLSLAMQKLYQTFVALAAQLQSVHENVKTLKQQYLGYRRAFLEDSTDVFESKRVASKKWQSAPRITTGPAPFSSIPNAAAVAMAATLSQQQQPGPGSQVSLGTGLGNPFALGVGSSLGTSGLGVFGGGPGFGGVATGGSSFGFSSASKPSGGSLSAGFGSNSSSGFNFSSPGLNASAGLTFGVSNPPATGFGTGGPLLQLKKPPVGNKRGKR, from the exons ATGTCAGGCTTTAATTTCGGATCCGGGTCTATTGGTTCCACCAACGCTGGCGGAGGGTTTTCGTTTGGAGCCGCTGCCAG TACCCCAGCTGCAGCAGGTACAGGTGGGTttactctgggtggagctctggGTGCTACAGCCCcagcctccaccaccaccacctcttctcTGGGCCTGGGCGGGTCACTATTCTCACAAAAACCTACTGGGGGGTTCTCCTTTAACACTCCTGCCTCAG GTGCCCCAGCAGCCTCTACAGCCCCTACCACGGGCTTCAGTATGACCTTCAATAAACCCTCTGCCTCGGCCCAACCCTTCTCCCTCACTGCAGCCTCCTCAGCCCCCACAGGGGCAGGACTGACACTAGGCTCAGTCCTCACCTCCACTGCGCCACAGCAAGGAGCCACAGGATTCTCTCTCAACCTAGGGGGTGTGGCCGCAAGTACAGCCCCATCCACAGGTCTATCGCTGGGTTCCAGTATGTTCTCTAACATGGCTACTACTG GTCTGAGTCAGTCCACTCTTGGAGGACTGGGGTTTGCTTTAG GTTTGGGCCAGACCACTCTCGGATCAGGGGGGTTGACGTTAGGTTCCCTGGCCTCTACCTCCACGGCGGTGTCAGCGGCCCCCAGCCTTGGACTGGGAGGAGTTGACTTCAGCACCTCCTCAGAGAAGAAAAACGACAAATCATCAGGGGCCAGCCCACA AGACAGTAAAGCTTTGAAAGATGAAAATTTGCCTCCAGTCATCTGTCAGGATGTAGACAACTTCCA GAAGTTTGTGAAGGAGCAGAAGCAGGTTCACGAGGAGATCAGCAGGATGTCATCTAAAGCCATGCTGAAGGTTCAGGACGACATCAAGAGTCTCAAACAGCTGCTGTCTGTCAGCGCTTCGGGACTACAGAGAAACGCCCTGGCTATAGACAAACTGAAGATGGAGACTGCGCAG GAGTTGAAGAATGCAGACATAGCTCTGCGGACTCAGAAGACTCCCCCTGGACTCCAGCACGACAACACAGCTCCCTATGA ttatTTCCGGTGTTTAGTGGAACAGTTTGAGGTTCAGTTGCAGCAGTACAGACAGCAGATAGAGGAACTGGAGAATCACCTTACTACACAGGGCAGTGGATCACACATCACACCACAGg atctgtCACTGGCCATGCAGAAGTTGTACCAGACGTTTGTGGCTCTGGCTGCTCAGCTCCAGTCAGTACACGAGAACGTCAAG ACCCTGAAGCAGCAGTACCTGGGATACCGCCGGGCCTTCCTGGAGGACTCCACGGACGTCTTCGAGTCCAAGCGGGTGGCCAGTAAGAAGTGGCAGAGTGCCCCACGCATCACCACTGGCCCCGCCCCCTTCAGCAGCATCCCCAATGCCGCGGCGGTCGCCATGGCAGCCACGCtgagccagcagcagcagcccgGCCCAG ggAGCCAGGTGTCCCTGGGGACTGGCTTGGGAAACCCCTTTGCCTTGGGAGTGGGCTCTAGCTTGGGCACCTCAGGTCTCGGAG TGTTTGGTGGGGGTCCAGGTTTCGGGGGGGTAGCGACGGGGGGCTCCTCATTTGGTTTCTCCTCTGCCAGCAAGCCCTCGGGAGGGAGCCTGagtgcag gTTTTGGAAGCAACAGTAGTTCAGGGTTTAACTTCAGTAGCCCCGGCCTCAACGCGTCTGCAGGCCTGACGTTTGGCGTGTCCAACCCTCCCGCCACGGGCTTCGGCACTGGAGGTCCACTGCTGCAGCTCAAGAAGCCCCCGGTGGGAAACAAGAGGGGCAAGAGATAG
- the LOC109909929 gene encoding nucleoporin p58/p45 isoform X9 gives MSGFNFGSGSIGSTNAGGGFSFGAAASTPAAAGTGAPAASTAPTTGFSMTFNKPSASAQPFSLTAASSAPTGAGLTLGSVLTSTAPQQGATGFSLNLGGVAASTAPSTGLSLGSSMFSNMATTGLSQSTLGGLGFALGLGQTTLGSGGLTLGSLASTSTAVSAAPSLGLGGVDFSTSSEKKNDKSSGASPQDSKALKDENLPPVICQDVDNFQKFVKEQKQVHEEISRMSSKAMLKVQDDIKSLKQLLSVSASGLQRNALAIDKLKMETAQELKNADIALRTQKTPPGLQHDNTAPYDYFRCLVEQFEVQLQQYRQQIEELENHLTTQGSGSHITPQDLSLAMQKLYQTFVALAAQLQSVHENVKTLKQQYLGYRRAFLEDSTDVFESKRVASKKWQSAPRITTGPAPFSSIPNAAAVAMAATLSQQQQPGPVFGGGPGFGGVATGGSSFGFSSASKPSGGSLSAGFGSNSSSGFNFSSPGLNASAGLTFGVSNPPATGFGTGGPLLQLKKPPVGNKRGKR, from the exons ATGTCAGGCTTTAATTTCGGATCCGGGTCTATTGGTTCCACCAACGCTGGCGGAGGGTTTTCGTTTGGAGCCGCTGCCAG TACCCCAGCTGCAGCAGGTACAG GTGCCCCAGCAGCCTCTACAGCCCCTACCACGGGCTTCAGTATGACCTTCAATAAACCCTCTGCCTCGGCCCAACCCTTCTCCCTCACTGCAGCCTCCTCAGCCCCCACAGGGGCAGGACTGACACTAGGCTCAGTCCTCACCTCCACTGCGCCACAGCAAGGAGCCACAGGATTCTCTCTCAACCTAGGGGGTGTGGCCGCAAGTACAGCCCCATCCACAGGTCTATCGCTGGGTTCCAGTATGTTCTCTAACATGGCTACTACTG GTCTGAGTCAGTCCACTCTTGGAGGACTGGGGTTTGCTTTAG GTTTGGGCCAGACCACTCTCGGATCAGGGGGGTTGACGTTAGGTTCCCTGGCCTCTACCTCCACGGCGGTGTCAGCGGCCCCCAGCCTTGGACTGGGAGGAGTTGACTTCAGCACCTCCTCAGAGAAGAAAAACGACAAATCATCAGGGGCCAGCCCACA AGACAGTAAAGCTTTGAAAGATGAAAATTTGCCTCCAGTCATCTGTCAGGATGTAGACAACTTCCA GAAGTTTGTGAAGGAGCAGAAGCAGGTTCACGAGGAGATCAGCAGGATGTCATCTAAAGCCATGCTGAAGGTTCAGGACGACATCAAGAGTCTCAAACAGCTGCTGTCTGTCAGCGCTTCGGGACTACAGAGAAACGCCCTGGCTATAGACAAACTGAAGATGGAGACTGCGCAG GAGTTGAAGAATGCAGACATAGCTCTGCGGACTCAGAAGACTCCCCCTGGACTCCAGCACGACAACACAGCTCCCTATGA ttatTTCCGGTGTTTAGTGGAACAGTTTGAGGTTCAGTTGCAGCAGTACAGACAGCAGATAGAGGAACTGGAGAATCACCTTACTACACAGGGCAGTGGATCACACATCACACCACAGg atctgtCACTGGCCATGCAGAAGTTGTACCAGACGTTTGTGGCTCTGGCTGCTCAGCTCCAGTCAGTACACGAGAACGTCAAG ACCCTGAAGCAGCAGTACCTGGGATACCGCCGGGCCTTCCTGGAGGACTCCACGGACGTCTTCGAGTCCAAGCGGGTGGCCAGTAAGAAGTGGCAGAGTGCCCCACGCATCACCACTGGCCCCGCCCCCTTCAGCAGCATCCCCAATGCCGCGGCGGTCGCCATGGCAGCCACGCtgagccagcagcagcagcccgGCCCAG TGTTTGGTGGGGGTCCAGGTTTCGGGGGGGTAGCGACGGGGGGCTCCTCATTTGGTTTCTCCTCTGCCAGCAAGCCCTCGGGAGGGAGCCTGagtgcag gTTTTGGAAGCAACAGTAGTTCAGGGTTTAACTTCAGTAGCCCCGGCCTCAACGCGTCTGCAGGCCTGACGTTTGGCGTGTCCAACCCTCCCGCCACGGGCTTCGGCACTGGAGGTCCACTGCTGCAGCTCAAGAAGCCCCCGGTGGGAAACAAGAGGGGCAAGAGATAG
- the LOC109909929 gene encoding nucleoporin p58/p45 isoform X5 — MSGFNFGSGSIGSTNAGGGFSFGAAASTPAAAGTGGFTLGGALGATAPASTTTTSSLGLGGSLFSQKPTGGFSFNTPASGAPAASTAPTTGFSMTFNKPSASAQPFSLTAASSAPTGAGLTLGSVLTSTAPQQGATGFSLNLGGVAASTAPSTGLSLGSSMFSNMATTGLGQTTLGSGGLTLGSLASTSTAVSAAPSLGLGGVDFSTSSEKKNDKSSGASPQDSKALKDENLPPVICQDVDNFQKFVKEQKQVHEEISRMSSKAMLKVQDDIKSLKQLLSVSASGLQRNALAIDKLKMETAQELKNADIALRTQKTPPGLQHDNTAPYDYFRCLVEQFEVQLQQYRQQIEELENHLTTQGSGSHITPQDLSLAMQKLYQTFVALAAQLQSVHENVKTLKQQYLGYRRAFLEDSTDVFESKRVASKKWQSAPRITTGPAPFSSIPNAAAVAMAATLSQQQQPGPVFGGGPGFGGVATGGSSFGFSSASKPSGGSLSAGFGSNSSSGFNFSSPGLNASAGLTFGVSNPPATGFGTGGPLLQLKKPPVGNKRGKR, encoded by the exons ATGTCAGGCTTTAATTTCGGATCCGGGTCTATTGGTTCCACCAACGCTGGCGGAGGGTTTTCGTTTGGAGCCGCTGCCAG TACCCCAGCTGCAGCAGGTACAGGTGGGTttactctgggtggagctctggGTGCTACAGCCCcagcctccaccaccaccacctcttctcTGGGCCTGGGCGGGTCACTATTCTCACAAAAACCTACTGGGGGGTTCTCCTTTAACACTCCTGCCTCAG GTGCCCCAGCAGCCTCTACAGCCCCTACCACGGGCTTCAGTATGACCTTCAATAAACCCTCTGCCTCGGCCCAACCCTTCTCCCTCACTGCAGCCTCCTCAGCCCCCACAGGGGCAGGACTGACACTAGGCTCAGTCCTCACCTCCACTGCGCCACAGCAAGGAGCCACAGGATTCTCTCTCAACCTAGGGGGTGTGGCCGCAAGTACAGCCCCATCCACAGGTCTATCGCTGGGTTCCAGTATGTTCTCTAACATGGCTACTACTG GTTTGGGCCAGACCACTCTCGGATCAGGGGGGTTGACGTTAGGTTCCCTGGCCTCTACCTCCACGGCGGTGTCAGCGGCCCCCAGCCTTGGACTGGGAGGAGTTGACTTCAGCACCTCCTCAGAGAAGAAAAACGACAAATCATCAGGGGCCAGCCCACA AGACAGTAAAGCTTTGAAAGATGAAAATTTGCCTCCAGTCATCTGTCAGGATGTAGACAACTTCCA GAAGTTTGTGAAGGAGCAGAAGCAGGTTCACGAGGAGATCAGCAGGATGTCATCTAAAGCCATGCTGAAGGTTCAGGACGACATCAAGAGTCTCAAACAGCTGCTGTCTGTCAGCGCTTCGGGACTACAGAGAAACGCCCTGGCTATAGACAAACTGAAGATGGAGACTGCGCAG GAGTTGAAGAATGCAGACATAGCTCTGCGGACTCAGAAGACTCCCCCTGGACTCCAGCACGACAACACAGCTCCCTATGA ttatTTCCGGTGTTTAGTGGAACAGTTTGAGGTTCAGTTGCAGCAGTACAGACAGCAGATAGAGGAACTGGAGAATCACCTTACTACACAGGGCAGTGGATCACACATCACACCACAGg atctgtCACTGGCCATGCAGAAGTTGTACCAGACGTTTGTGGCTCTGGCTGCTCAGCTCCAGTCAGTACACGAGAACGTCAAG ACCCTGAAGCAGCAGTACCTGGGATACCGCCGGGCCTTCCTGGAGGACTCCACGGACGTCTTCGAGTCCAAGCGGGTGGCCAGTAAGAAGTGGCAGAGTGCCCCACGCATCACCACTGGCCCCGCCCCCTTCAGCAGCATCCCCAATGCCGCGGCGGTCGCCATGGCAGCCACGCtgagccagcagcagcagcccgGCCCAG TGTTTGGTGGGGGTCCAGGTTTCGGGGGGGTAGCGACGGGGGGCTCCTCATTTGGTTTCTCCTCTGCCAGCAAGCCCTCGGGAGGGAGCCTGagtgcag gTTTTGGAAGCAACAGTAGTTCAGGGTTTAACTTCAGTAGCCCCGGCCTCAACGCGTCTGCAGGCCTGACGTTTGGCGTGTCCAACCCTCCCGCCACGGGCTTCGGCACTGGAGGTCCACTGCTGCAGCTCAAGAAGCCCCCGGTGGGAAACAAGAGGGGCAAGAGATAG
- the LOC109909929 gene encoding nucleoporin p58/p45 isoform X4, producing MSGFNFGSGSIGSTNAGGGFSFGAAASTPAAAGTGGFTLGGALGATAPASTTTTSSLGLGGSLFSQKPTGGFSFNTPASGAPAASTAPTTGFSMTFNKPSASAQPFSLTAASSAPTGAGLTLGSVLTSTAPQQGATGFSLNLGGVAASTAPSTGLSLGSSMFSNMATTGLSQSTLGGLGFALGLGQTTLGSGGLTLGSLASTSTAVSAAPSLGLGGVDFSTSSEKKNDKSSGASPQDSKALKDENLPPVICQDVDNFQKFVKEQKQVHEEISRMSSKAMLKVQDDIKSLKQLLSVSASGLQRNALAIDKLKMETAQELKNADIALRTQKTPPGLQHDNTAPYDYFRCLVEQFEVQLQQYRQQIEELENHLTTQGSGSHITPQDLSLAMQKLYQTFVALAAQLQSVHENVKTLKQQYLGYRRAFLEDSTDVFESKRVASKKWQSAPRITTGPAPFSSIPNAAAVAMAATLSQQQQPGPGSQVSLGTGLGNPFALGVGSSLGTSGLGGFGSNSSSGFNFSSPGLNASAGLTFGVSNPPATGFGTGGPLLQLKKPPVGNKRGKR from the exons ATGTCAGGCTTTAATTTCGGATCCGGGTCTATTGGTTCCACCAACGCTGGCGGAGGGTTTTCGTTTGGAGCCGCTGCCAG TACCCCAGCTGCAGCAGGTACAGGTGGGTttactctgggtggagctctggGTGCTACAGCCCcagcctccaccaccaccacctcttctcTGGGCCTGGGCGGGTCACTATTCTCACAAAAACCTACTGGGGGGTTCTCCTTTAACACTCCTGCCTCAG GTGCCCCAGCAGCCTCTACAGCCCCTACCACGGGCTTCAGTATGACCTTCAATAAACCCTCTGCCTCGGCCCAACCCTTCTCCCTCACTGCAGCCTCCTCAGCCCCCACAGGGGCAGGACTGACACTAGGCTCAGTCCTCACCTCCACTGCGCCACAGCAAGGAGCCACAGGATTCTCTCTCAACCTAGGGGGTGTGGCCGCAAGTACAGCCCCATCCACAGGTCTATCGCTGGGTTCCAGTATGTTCTCTAACATGGCTACTACTG GTCTGAGTCAGTCCACTCTTGGAGGACTGGGGTTTGCTTTAG GTTTGGGCCAGACCACTCTCGGATCAGGGGGGTTGACGTTAGGTTCCCTGGCCTCTACCTCCACGGCGGTGTCAGCGGCCCCCAGCCTTGGACTGGGAGGAGTTGACTTCAGCACCTCCTCAGAGAAGAAAAACGACAAATCATCAGGGGCCAGCCCACA AGACAGTAAAGCTTTGAAAGATGAAAATTTGCCTCCAGTCATCTGTCAGGATGTAGACAACTTCCA GAAGTTTGTGAAGGAGCAGAAGCAGGTTCACGAGGAGATCAGCAGGATGTCATCTAAAGCCATGCTGAAGGTTCAGGACGACATCAAGAGTCTCAAACAGCTGCTGTCTGTCAGCGCTTCGGGACTACAGAGAAACGCCCTGGCTATAGACAAACTGAAGATGGAGACTGCGCAG GAGTTGAAGAATGCAGACATAGCTCTGCGGACTCAGAAGACTCCCCCTGGACTCCAGCACGACAACACAGCTCCCTATGA ttatTTCCGGTGTTTAGTGGAACAGTTTGAGGTTCAGTTGCAGCAGTACAGACAGCAGATAGAGGAACTGGAGAATCACCTTACTACACAGGGCAGTGGATCACACATCACACCACAGg atctgtCACTGGCCATGCAGAAGTTGTACCAGACGTTTGTGGCTCTGGCTGCTCAGCTCCAGTCAGTACACGAGAACGTCAAG ACCCTGAAGCAGCAGTACCTGGGATACCGCCGGGCCTTCCTGGAGGACTCCACGGACGTCTTCGAGTCCAAGCGGGTGGCCAGTAAGAAGTGGCAGAGTGCCCCACGCATCACCACTGGCCCCGCCCCCTTCAGCAGCATCCCCAATGCCGCGGCGGTCGCCATGGCAGCCACGCtgagccagcagcagcagcccgGCCCAG ggAGCCAGGTGTCCCTGGGGACTGGCTTGGGAAACCCCTTTGCCTTGGGAGTGGGCTCTAGCTTGGGCACCTCAGGTCTCGGAG gTTTTGGAAGCAACAGTAGTTCAGGGTTTAACTTCAGTAGCCCCGGCCTCAACGCGTCTGCAGGCCTGACGTTTGGCGTGTCCAACCCTCCCGCCACGGGCTTCGGCACTGGAGGTCCACTGCTGCAGCTCAAGAAGCCCCCGGTGGGAAACAAGAGGGGCAAGAGATAG
- the LOC109909929 gene encoding nucleoporin p58/p45 isoform X3, which yields MSGFNFGSGSIGSTNAGGGFSFGAAASTPAAAGTGGFTLGGALGATAPASTTTTSSLGLGGSLFSQKPTGGFSFNTPASGAPAASTAPTTGFSMTFNKPSASAQPFSLTAASSAPTGAGLTLGSVLTSTAPQQGATGFSLNLGGVAASTAPSTGLSLGSSMFSNMATTGLSQSTLGGLGFALGLGQTTLGSGGLTLGSLASTSTAVSAAPSLGLGGVDFSTSSEKKNDKSSGASPQDSKALKDENLPPVICQDVDNFQKFVKEQKQVHEEISRMSSKAMLKVQDDIKSLKQLLSVSASGLQRNALAIDKLKMETAQELKNADIALRTQKTPPGLQHDNTAPYDYFRCLVEQFEVQLQQYRQQIEELENHLTTQGSGSHITPQDLSLAMQKLYQTFVALAAQLQSVHENVKTLKQQYLGYRRAFLEDSTDVFESKRVASKKWQSAPRITTGPAPFSSIPNAAAVAMAATLSQQQQPGPVFGGGPGFGGVATGGSSFGFSSASKPSGGSLSAGFGSNSSSGFNFSSPGLNASAGLTFGVSNPPATGFGTGGPLLQLKKPPVGNKRGKR from the exons ATGTCAGGCTTTAATTTCGGATCCGGGTCTATTGGTTCCACCAACGCTGGCGGAGGGTTTTCGTTTGGAGCCGCTGCCAG TACCCCAGCTGCAGCAGGTACAGGTGGGTttactctgggtggagctctggGTGCTACAGCCCcagcctccaccaccaccacctcttctcTGGGCCTGGGCGGGTCACTATTCTCACAAAAACCTACTGGGGGGTTCTCCTTTAACACTCCTGCCTCAG GTGCCCCAGCAGCCTCTACAGCCCCTACCACGGGCTTCAGTATGACCTTCAATAAACCCTCTGCCTCGGCCCAACCCTTCTCCCTCACTGCAGCCTCCTCAGCCCCCACAGGGGCAGGACTGACACTAGGCTCAGTCCTCACCTCCACTGCGCCACAGCAAGGAGCCACAGGATTCTCTCTCAACCTAGGGGGTGTGGCCGCAAGTACAGCCCCATCCACAGGTCTATCGCTGGGTTCCAGTATGTTCTCTAACATGGCTACTACTG GTCTGAGTCAGTCCACTCTTGGAGGACTGGGGTTTGCTTTAG GTTTGGGCCAGACCACTCTCGGATCAGGGGGGTTGACGTTAGGTTCCCTGGCCTCTACCTCCACGGCGGTGTCAGCGGCCCCCAGCCTTGGACTGGGAGGAGTTGACTTCAGCACCTCCTCAGAGAAGAAAAACGACAAATCATCAGGGGCCAGCCCACA AGACAGTAAAGCTTTGAAAGATGAAAATTTGCCTCCAGTCATCTGTCAGGATGTAGACAACTTCCA GAAGTTTGTGAAGGAGCAGAAGCAGGTTCACGAGGAGATCAGCAGGATGTCATCTAAAGCCATGCTGAAGGTTCAGGACGACATCAAGAGTCTCAAACAGCTGCTGTCTGTCAGCGCTTCGGGACTACAGAGAAACGCCCTGGCTATAGACAAACTGAAGATGGAGACTGCGCAG GAGTTGAAGAATGCAGACATAGCTCTGCGGACTCAGAAGACTCCCCCTGGACTCCAGCACGACAACACAGCTCCCTATGA ttatTTCCGGTGTTTAGTGGAACAGTTTGAGGTTCAGTTGCAGCAGTACAGACAGCAGATAGAGGAACTGGAGAATCACCTTACTACACAGGGCAGTGGATCACACATCACACCACAGg atctgtCACTGGCCATGCAGAAGTTGTACCAGACGTTTGTGGCTCTGGCTGCTCAGCTCCAGTCAGTACACGAGAACGTCAAG ACCCTGAAGCAGCAGTACCTGGGATACCGCCGGGCCTTCCTGGAGGACTCCACGGACGTCTTCGAGTCCAAGCGGGTGGCCAGTAAGAAGTGGCAGAGTGCCCCACGCATCACCACTGGCCCCGCCCCCTTCAGCAGCATCCCCAATGCCGCGGCGGTCGCCATGGCAGCCACGCtgagccagcagcagcagcccgGCCCAG TGTTTGGTGGGGGTCCAGGTTTCGGGGGGGTAGCGACGGGGGGCTCCTCATTTGGTTTCTCCTCTGCCAGCAAGCCCTCGGGAGGGAGCCTGagtgcag gTTTTGGAAGCAACAGTAGTTCAGGGTTTAACTTCAGTAGCCCCGGCCTCAACGCGTCTGCAGGCCTGACGTTTGGCGTGTCCAACCCTCCCGCCACGGGCTTCGGCACTGGAGGTCCACTGCTGCAGCTCAAGAAGCCCCCGGTGGGAAACAAGAGGGGCAAGAGATAG
- the LOC109909929 gene encoding nucleoporin p58/p45 isoform X8, translating to MSGFNFGSGSIGSTNAGGGFSFGAAASTPAAAGTGGFTLGGALGATAPASTTTTSSLGLGGSLFSQKPTGGFSFNTPASGAPAASTAPTTGFSMTFNKPSASAQPFSLTAASSAPTGAGLTLGSVLTSTAPQQGATGFSLNLGGVAASTAPSTGLSLGSSMFSNMATTGLSQSTLGGLGFALGLGQTTLGSGGLTLGSLASTSTAVSAAPSLGLGGVDFSTSSEKKNDKSSGASPQDSKALKDENLPPVICQDVDNFQKFVKEQKQVHEEISRMSSKAMLKVQDDIKSLKQLLSVSASGLQRNALAIDKLKMETAQELKNADIALRTQKTPPGLQHDNTAPYDYFRCLVEQFEVQLQQYRQQIEELENHLTTQGSGSHITPQDLSLAMQKLYQTFVALAAQLQSVHENVKTLKQQYLGYRRAFLEDSTDVFESKRVASKKWQSAPRITTGPAPFSSIPNAAAVAMAATLSQQQQPGPGFGSNSSSGFNFSSPGLNASAGLTFGVSNPPATGFGTGGPLLQLKKPPVGNKRGKR from the exons ATGTCAGGCTTTAATTTCGGATCCGGGTCTATTGGTTCCACCAACGCTGGCGGAGGGTTTTCGTTTGGAGCCGCTGCCAG TACCCCAGCTGCAGCAGGTACAGGTGGGTttactctgggtggagctctggGTGCTACAGCCCcagcctccaccaccaccacctcttctcTGGGCCTGGGCGGGTCACTATTCTCACAAAAACCTACTGGGGGGTTCTCCTTTAACACTCCTGCCTCAG GTGCCCCAGCAGCCTCTACAGCCCCTACCACGGGCTTCAGTATGACCTTCAATAAACCCTCTGCCTCGGCCCAACCCTTCTCCCTCACTGCAGCCTCCTCAGCCCCCACAGGGGCAGGACTGACACTAGGCTCAGTCCTCACCTCCACTGCGCCACAGCAAGGAGCCACAGGATTCTCTCTCAACCTAGGGGGTGTGGCCGCAAGTACAGCCCCATCCACAGGTCTATCGCTGGGTTCCAGTATGTTCTCTAACATGGCTACTACTG GTCTGAGTCAGTCCACTCTTGGAGGACTGGGGTTTGCTTTAG GTTTGGGCCAGACCACTCTCGGATCAGGGGGGTTGACGTTAGGTTCCCTGGCCTCTACCTCCACGGCGGTGTCAGCGGCCCCCAGCCTTGGACTGGGAGGAGTTGACTTCAGCACCTCCTCAGAGAAGAAAAACGACAAATCATCAGGGGCCAGCCCACA AGACAGTAAAGCTTTGAAAGATGAAAATTTGCCTCCAGTCATCTGTCAGGATGTAGACAACTTCCA GAAGTTTGTGAAGGAGCAGAAGCAGGTTCACGAGGAGATCAGCAGGATGTCATCTAAAGCCATGCTGAAGGTTCAGGACGACATCAAGAGTCTCAAACAGCTGCTGTCTGTCAGCGCTTCGGGACTACAGAGAAACGCCCTGGCTATAGACAAACTGAAGATGGAGACTGCGCAG GAGTTGAAGAATGCAGACATAGCTCTGCGGACTCAGAAGACTCCCCCTGGACTCCAGCACGACAACACAGCTCCCTATGA ttatTTCCGGTGTTTAGTGGAACAGTTTGAGGTTCAGTTGCAGCAGTACAGACAGCAGATAGAGGAACTGGAGAATCACCTTACTACACAGGGCAGTGGATCACACATCACACCACAGg atctgtCACTGGCCATGCAGAAGTTGTACCAGACGTTTGTGGCTCTGGCTGCTCAGCTCCAGTCAGTACACGAGAACGTCAAG ACCCTGAAGCAGCAGTACCTGGGATACCGCCGGGCCTTCCTGGAGGACTCCACGGACGTCTTCGAGTCCAAGCGGGTGGCCAGTAAGAAGTGGCAGAGTGCCCCACGCATCACCACTGGCCCCGCCCCCTTCAGCAGCATCCCCAATGCCGCGGCGGTCGCCATGGCAGCCACGCtgagccagcagcagcagcccgGCCCAG gTTTTGGAAGCAACAGTAGTTCAGGGTTTAACTTCAGTAGCCCCGGCCTCAACGCGTCTGCAGGCCTGACGTTTGGCGTGTCCAACCCTCCCGCCACGGGCTTCGGCACTGGAGGTCCACTGCTGCAGCTCAAGAAGCCCCCGGTGGGAAACAAGAGGGGCAAGAGATAG